Proteins from a genomic interval of Deltaproteobacteria bacterium CG11_big_fil_rev_8_21_14_0_20_42_23:
- a CDS encoding 16S rRNA (uracil(1498)-N(3))-methyltransferase, whose product MPHFFVNKKLETGKEYALEEQDAKHIALVLRLKRGDAIALSSGDGKTYAALLTTVDKKQVVAFIEDERPASPLKHLPSLAQAVVKHDRIEWIIQKAVELGTLHIFPFTSERTIPKFAQSVDEKKNKRWNEIALAAAKQSGFPFKPTVHSIASFSELFEALPNTDNKLLLWEGEKQRDLKSYFSSPSYQQDKSSTLIIGPEGGFAEHEVNLAKKAGAVSLSLGHQILRVETASLAALTLVQFHTGNMSLT is encoded by the coding sequence ATGCCGCATTTTTTTGTGAATAAAAAACTTGAAACGGGAAAAGAATATGCGCTTGAAGAGCAAGATGCAAAACACATAGCACTTGTACTCAGGCTTAAACGCGGAGATGCAATAGCATTAAGCTCTGGCGATGGTAAAACATACGCAGCGTTGCTTACCACTGTAGATAAAAAGCAAGTTGTGGCCTTCATTGAAGATGAACGACCAGCTTCGCCTTTAAAGCATCTGCCAAGCCTTGCTCAAGCTGTGGTTAAACACGACCGCATCGAATGGATTATTCAAAAAGCGGTTGAACTTGGAACCTTGCATATTTTCCCTTTCACTTCCGAGCGAACTATTCCCAAGTTTGCGCAATCGGTAGATGAGAAAAAAAATAAACGCTGGAACGAAATTGCGCTTGCGGCTGCAAAGCAATCGGGTTTTCCCTTTAAGCCAACCGTGCATTCTATTGCGAGCTTTTCAGAGCTCTTTGAAGCTCTTCCCAACACTGACAACAAACTGCTTTTGTGGGAAGGTGAAAAACAGCGCGATCTCAAATCCTATTTTTCAAGCCCAAGTTACCAACAAGATAAAAGTTCAACCCTTATCATTGGACCCGAAGGTGGTTTTGCAGAACACGAAGTGAACCTTGCAAAAAAAGCTGGGGCAGTTTCGCTAAGCCTTGGTCATCAAATTTTGCGTGTTGAAACAGCAAGCCTTGCAGCCTTAACTTTAGTCCAATTTCACACAGGAAATATGAGCCTCACATGA
- the mrdA gene encoding penicillin-binding protein 2 — translation MQLTHEYTYDVENRYKFPVIAIVVFFLIVIARLYALQVSKGDLYRHFSLENSIKEIKQPAPRGMFFDRNGEILVDNQVVFDLVIVPQYVVDPPVLLKHTSELFSLPLPDVEKIWEKRKHQARYQPLLVKADISLSDVSKLQARHHAWPQAHDVYDLRGLEIKQHYRRVYPHGTLVSHLMGYVREINADRLKRFKDAHPGRYSLGDYVGVQGLEERWDLQLRGIDGYEQKLVSAVGKEVDYEGIAEDLRTVPPVPGENLYLTIDDTLQRKATELLDGRKGAVVLIDVKTGALRTFLSTPSYDLNKLESEEGDKYWRQLLLDESKPLLNRTIQATYPPASTYKMVPALALLSEKTVKPNDQVFCAGAKRFGNRVFHCWNRNGHGAVDLHRSLTGSCDIYYYVNGQRLGVDMIAHYAKKLGFGAPTGIGLDGEKSGLIPTSEWKLKRFGSKWQEGETLSIAIGQGYDLVTPLQNAVALAHIVNGGHKLTPYLVENAVDIEGKQTYQHEHHEGDSLNLDPEALERVKAALVGVVNDGDGTARGVQRFGVPVGGKTGTAQVVSLAGKCTSEKCKDHAWFVGFTPTEKPELAAAVIVEHGGGGSRTAAPIVGELFALYHKLKEGKLPATEDQ, via the coding sequence TTACACATGAATACACCTACGATGTTGAAAATCGCTACAAGTTTCCGGTGATAGCGATTGTTGTTTTTTTTCTTATTGTGATTGCACGTTTGTACGCTTTGCAGGTCTCGAAGGGTGATCTCTACCGCCACTTTTCGCTTGAAAACAGTATCAAAGAAATAAAACAACCGGCGCCTCGAGGAATGTTTTTCGATCGCAATGGAGAAATTTTAGTTGATAACCAAGTTGTTTTTGATTTGGTGATTGTTCCTCAATATGTGGTTGATCCTCCAGTACTTTTGAAACACACAAGCGAACTTTTTTCGCTTCCGCTCCCCGACGTAGAAAAAATATGGGAAAAAAGAAAACACCAAGCAAGATATCAACCCTTGTTGGTAAAGGCGGATATCAGTCTTTCAGATGTTTCCAAATTGCAAGCGAGACATCACGCGTGGCCACAGGCACACGATGTCTACGACCTGCGCGGCCTTGAAATAAAACAACACTATCGTCGCGTCTATCCTCATGGAACTCTTGTGAGTCACCTGATGGGATACGTACGAGAAATTAATGCCGATCGCCTGAAACGGTTTAAAGATGCGCATCCCGGCCGATATAGTTTGGGTGATTACGTTGGAGTGCAAGGCCTAGAAGAGCGATGGGATCTGCAGTTGCGGGGCATTGATGGCTACGAGCAAAAGCTAGTGAGTGCCGTTGGAAAAGAAGTTGACTACGAAGGGATTGCTGAAGACCTGCGCACGGTTCCGCCTGTTCCAGGTGAAAATCTTTACCTCACCATAGATGATACTCTGCAGAGAAAAGCCACTGAACTTCTTGATGGCCGAAAAGGTGCTGTCGTTTTGATCGATGTAAAAACAGGTGCGCTCAGAACATTCTTGAGCACGCCATCGTATGATCTCAACAAACTTGAAAGTGAAGAGGGCGACAAATATTGGCGCCAACTTTTGCTCGACGAATCCAAGCCACTTTTAAATCGAACCATTCAAGCCACCTATCCACCAGCATCTACCTATAAAATGGTACCCGCATTGGCGTTGCTCTCCGAGAAAACGGTAAAGCCAAATGATCAGGTATTTTGTGCAGGTGCAAAACGTTTTGGAAACCGAGTGTTTCACTGTTGGAATCGTAATGGCCATGGTGCCGTCGATCTTCATCGCTCGCTTACGGGTTCGTGTGATATCTACTATTATGTGAATGGCCAAAGGCTTGGAGTAGATATGATTGCTCACTATGCCAAAAAGCTTGGCTTTGGCGCTCCTACTGGCATTGGACTTGATGGAGAAAAATCTGGTTTGATTCCTACTTCCGAATGGAAGTTGAAACGTTTTGGCTCAAAATGGCAAGAAGGTGAAACGCTCTCTATTGCCATTGGCCAAGGGTACGATCTTGTTACTCCGCTTCAAAATGCTGTTGCGCTTGCTCACATTGTAAATGGTGGGCACAAACTTACTCCCTACTTGGTGGAGAATGCTGTTGATATTGAAGGTAAGCAGACTTATCAGCATGAACACCATGAAGGCGACTCGCTCAATTTAGATCCCGAAGCATTAGAGCGAGTAAAAGCAGCATTGGTGGGAGTGGTGAATGATGGCGATGGCACCGCAAGAGGTGTGCAGCGCTTTGGAGTTCCTGTTGGCGGAAAGACAGGTACAGCACAGGTTGTAAGCCTGGCAGGAAAATGCACGAGCGAAAAATGTAAAGATCATGCGTGGTTTGTTGGATTTACTCCAACTGAAAAACCTGAATTAGCGGCGGCTGTTATTGTGGAACATGGTGGAGGTGGTTCACGTACGGCGGCACCAATTGTGGGAGAACTTTTTGCGTTGTACCATAAGCTGAAAGAAGGAAAACTGCCAGCAACTGAAGATCAGTAA